GTCGACTGAAGCGGGTGATGTCCTCTATCACTCATTTGTACGAGCTTATGAAGAAATCAATATAGGGTTTGATACATTATTAGAAAATGAACAAGCTTTGAGAGGAAGGATCAAGATATCAATACCACCTTGCTTTCAGATTGTGTGGCCCTTGCTTAAAGGCTTCAAAGAGATATACCCCAACATTGAAATTGATTCTTTAGTCACAACTGAAAAACTGGATTTAGTCGCGAATGGTATTGATGTCGCTTTTCGTGTTGGTGATACAAATAACCTGTCTCACGTAGTTCGTCGCCTCACATCTTATCGCCACAAACTTGTTGCATCACGAGATATGGGCCAAGTGCGTGACTTGTCTGAGCTGTATCATCAACCCTGTATTGCATGGGGAAGTCCCGGCTCTAATATCCGCTGGAACCTCGGTGGAGAAAAGATAAAAATTGAGCCTAAAGAAATATCAAATGACTATTTCCAACTGAAATATAACCTTATAAATGGTAAATATATTACCGAGTTACCCCCTTTTTTGTGTGCAGATGAACTGAGACGAGGAGAACTCGTAGAGGTATTACCTAACTCACCGCTACCATTGCTTGATGTAAACTTACTTTACCCTTCTAGAAAGCAACTGCCGCGTTTAACTCGGCTGTTTATCGACTACTGTGTTAGTTATTTCGATCAACTAAACCAAGAATCTTGACAACGATATATGTAATTAATAGCCACCGACCCGATAGACTCATTATGATAAGGACTGACTACCCAGACTCCCACTGACATTTTATTGGCATTAGAAAAAGTAGGCCAAATTTCAAGCCGCATTCTGTGGGAAATAGTCGTCGAAAACACACAATGGGGCAATTTCGTGCTTTACGCTCCGACAGCACAAATATACCAAATTACCACGACACGACCACCGCTGCGCCTTTAAATTACAAGCACTAACGCCAAACTAAACACAAAAAATCAAAGGCCATACGAGCCTTGCGATAACCAAAGAACGGGGCGCAGCATTGGGTGGGCGGGGGATGTGGTGGGATGCCATAAAATAGCTTGCGCCTTTTAAGGATTGACCGGCACGGGCAACAACGTACGTGCCGCAAGTGGTGAATCATAGAAAGTTATGAACGTCCCCGCATGGAAACACGTTGTTGGTGTTTTGATGCGCCACCATTACCCTGCTTTGCCCGTTTTTTGGCAAGGCAGATAAACCGCGCCAGCTCTGCTGGCTACCTTAGAGCACGCTTTTCAGTGCGGTGGCGGCAATTTACACATAATGTCCAATAATGCTTGAAGTTGCCCAGTGCCCGGCAGCTTGCTGACGTTAGGCACGTGCAATTTTGCATTATTCCTATTATGGTAAATGTGTGACTTTGCTGTCAGAGACAGCCCTCAGACCGCCTCAAACGCTCTTAGCGGTATGTTTCTATGACGCTTTGTAAGTTTTTGACGTTTTAAGAGCGGTTTGTAGAGCAAAAGTCATCGAGTTTCTTTGAACTAAGAACTGCACTCTGATACCCATTTTTCGTACTTTATGAGCTTTGTGTTTCAGATTAGTTATGTTTGGTCAAAACTCGTCCGTCCGAAAGCGTGGCTTTTTTGGCGAAACTAATAATGGGGCAATTTCGAGTTACAAAGTTCCTCGGGTAAAACTCAATACCATCAAGCCCAACCTGATTCATTGCTGGACAAGAACTATTCAAGTATTTACTCCATGTGTTTGCTAGGAGGTTAGAAAAAGTATCTTGAAATCTTAAATGCTTTTTATGCGGTTGCTCGCAAAGTTTAATCTTATCTTACTTTGAGATGAAATAAGCAACTAAGCACACACTTTAAAACGGATCTCAGAATTAAAATACGGGCACCAATACTGGTGGTAGATAGGAAGTACATTTATGGCAGTAAAACATACACCCACTGGAATCGTTCATAAAGGCAAAAAAGGAAGTACAACTGGTTGTGGCTTTGATACCAAGAAAGAATCACCTCATTGGAGCGACTCACACAGTAAAATCACATGTGACAAAAACGGCTGTAAGAACTAATTAGTGGTTGTTTAATTGGACTAGAACTCAAGCTCTAGCCCCTTATTACCCTCTGCCACATATCGCACTGTAAAGGTGCAACCAACGCAATACTAAAGTCGCCGCATACCACTATAAACACAAAAACTAACGTATTGTGCTACTTGCAAGCTCCAAAACCGTTATGACTGTGAAGCTCTCTCATTAAGTAACTTCAACAAATCAGAGTCGCCTTTCACCCAGAATTTTTCTGAAGCAGGAAATACTTCTTCTGGGTATTCGTTAGCAAAATCAATGAATTCCCCTTCCCAGCCATCGGGAACATAGCGCTCCATTGGAGTGCCATCAGAATAAAAAGCACCAACTCTACGGTCATCAAAGTTAACAAACATGATTGGAAATAAATCACCGACATCCCACCATGATTTTGCTTCGGAAAATCGCTTAGCTAGTTCAATACTCAGTTGATCTTTCGGAACCTCAAAATCAGATATAGCATCAAGAAACTGTTTAGCCGTATCTTGATTAATCGAATGAATACCAAAGCGATAGTCGTTTTGAAATTCTGGAACTTCGTACCCATGAGCAATGAATTCATTGCGCCATTTATTTACGTCAAGAACCCATAAATCTCTATCACTTCTGTACCACTTAATTTCACCGTTCAATCGAACAACGAAAACATATTGAGGTTCTTCAATACTCATCTTTTCACCTATTTAATTACTTTTCCTGAACCAGGTATTGCTGTTTCTTCTAGCCACTCGGCCCAAACAGATGGCAACTCGTAAGACCTACCAGGGGTAGTTGGGTCAACTACTTTAGGCGCTAACCCTCCCTGATTCTTAGGGTTAGACTTATAGTTTATTTGAGGAACAGCTTCGTTTTCGATGAAGTCCCCCATCCATTTAGGTATATCAAATGAAGTGATCTCTGAGCCAGGTCTTAAGCTTTGGAAGTATTTTGCATGCTCTGGATCGCCTAGACTTACATTTAAAGTGGTCTTATTTATTAAAGGATTGCCATTCGAATCAATTTCTATATGCCGCCAACTAGCCTTTGGTGGAGAACCACCTTGAACTCTGAAGACTGTATCTATTTCTTGAGGTAGTGGCCCCATGAAATTAAGATCGCCGGGTTTGGCAACATGGCCTGCCCCCTGCAAAAATTGCCCTTTACCCTGAGGAAAACCGACCTTTTTTCCAGGCAAAGCAATAGTAGCAGCATAACCTCCTACTATGCTACCGGCACCTTCATAATCACCCGAGTTCAAAAGTTCTTTGTGTTGAGTATAATCGTCAGTTACACCATTAATTACGCTATTAATCTTTTCATTAACTCTAGCCTGAGCGCCAACACTGTACTCCGGCGCCACTGCGTTTATGAGAACATCAGGGAAATAATTAATTGAATCGACTACCCCTCGAGCAACACCTTTGGCAGCCTCATTCATTGACTCTAAGACTAGGAGTGGGTCATCTACCATGATTTCGACAGAAGAGGTGATTGTATCTCCCAATGATTTGGTTACACCACCAACATACATAGCTGCATTTTCTAAAGAGGTATAAAGCTCGGATGTTCCGTTTGTTGCTATTACCCTCTCTCGTTGCGAATCCCACCTCGAAGAGTCTTCAGGTGTATACGTTAACTCAGCAAGACGCTCTCTTTTCTGGCGTAAAGCTCGTTCTCTTATTGTCTCTGGTTTAACTTCAGGTAATAGAGCTCCAACATCATCAACGGGCTTATACCCACCCCCAGAGCGTGCTGACAGTTTATTATTATCAGAACTATTCGACATCGATCACTACATATGCTTGATAAATAAGAGGATATTATATCGATACTTAACAAAGCTAATAGGTGAAGAATTAACAAATAGTTATATTGCTTATATAAATAAACCTTTAGAAAAGGATACACCCCATTTATTTAAGCAGAAAAACTAAAAACACTATTATTTTGATAGTGGGAAAATAATTTAATTTTTCATTCCCAACCCTCAACCAGCTCTAAAAACCGCTCAAAATCTTCTCTAGTTACAATCTTCTCGCCATTCTCGGCAAGCACCACATTCAACGCGGCCACCATTTGGCCGACGGGCGGGTTTAGTGCAGTTAACTTTTCGAACAAGTGGACTAAGCGAGCATCGATAGTGAAGTGACTTTCTTGTGACATCGTCACGCCTCCATATTATTTGCAATGGTTGTGCGGGGCGCTAGCCCCGCACAGTTATGCTTGAACTGCTTGAGCCAGTTCACCCAATGGAACGTAAACCGCTTTGCTGTCCTCACGCCAAAAGCGCACTTTACGCACCGACCAACCGCAACGAATAAAATCTTTATTCGTGAGATAGGTACCGGCACCCATCGAGTAATTTTCTCGGTGTTCACTACTTTGTGCTTTGTCCGCTAAAAACGCCGTATCCTCGTGGTTTAAGCACGCCTTGCGCAACTCCGGGAACAATCGGCGCGTATGTTTAGACCAGGCAAGAACAATGGTTTTTTCCGTATTGAATCGATAATCATCAGCATAAGGATCACTATTGTCCTCATCAAACACTGTGTACGTTGCCACAATGGCACCTTGCGCCCAATCCGGAATTGAAAGCGACGCCTGAAATGCCTTTTCTCGTTCTACTCGCTGTTGATGCGCTGCTTTTCTTTGTTTGGCCTTAGCCTGTTCCTCGGCTTCTTGCTGGGCTTTTGCTAAACGGGTTCGCGCTAACACCTGAGAGCGAGACAACGCTACCGTATGCCGATTTAACTGATACGTTTTAAGCAGTGCGAGCAGCTCGCGCCCCTGGGCGTGAGTAAAATACCAATGCGACGGTTCACTTTTCTCAATTGATAGCGCGTACTCGAGCACACGAAAACAGTGATCCGCAAACCCACACTCATTACCACCGCAACCCAAATCGACGCGGCAGCGGTGCTGATGGCCATTATCGAAATTCACCGTAATGTCCGTTTTATCGTAGCCACCAAGCGGATTGTCTAACGCCGCTTTTAATGCGATGGCCTCAAAAATATCGAATGGGAATTCTTCCCCCTCATTCAAGCGAGAGGATTCCGACCAATTCACCAACACCGAACGCGGCGCGACTTTCACTGTTGTAGAGCCTGAGTGATGCAACGGAGATACGTTGATCGCGCTGGCTGCCTTAGTGCTGTGAACTTGGGAAGAAAGGGAATGTGACATGATACGCTGTTTGTATTTTTTATTGGCTTGGTTGAGCCACCGATTGAGGGAGGAACGAGTGAAGAGGTACGCGAAATAATGCATGGTTCCCGGCTAATAAAATTAGCTCGAAGGAGATAACTTTTGGACAGAAATCAGTTTCGGAAAACACAATATTAGTAATTTATGAATAACTTTAAGTATTGGAAACATTGCTTAGCATTTTTCTGCTGTGAATGGTGCGAACCAGTCAAGGTTTACACTACTCCTACTTATTTGAATTGTTTTCGATATAACGAAGGTGACATGCCTTTGTACTTCTTGAACGAGCGGTTGAAGTTGGAACGATTGGTATAACCGACATTCTCGGCAATTAAGCTGATGGGTTGTAATGTCGTTGTGAGTAACTGA
The sequence above is a segment of the Vibrio campbellii CAIM 519 = NBRC 15631 = ATCC 25920 genome. Coding sequences within it:
- a CDS encoding LysR family transcriptional regulator, translated to MKKLNLNSARIFISVVEKGSFTAAAKELNVPLTTVSRKVAELEKDLGIRLLERTTRKLRSTEAGDVLYHSFVRAYEEINIGFDTLLENEQALRGRIKISIPPCFQIVWPLLKGFKEIYPNIEIDSLVTTEKLDLVANGIDVAFRVGDTNNLSHVVRRLTSYRHKLVASRDMGQVRDLSELYHQPCIAWGSPGSNIRWNLGGEKIKIEPKEISNDYFQLKYNLINGKYITELPPFLCADELRRGELVEVLPNSPLPLLDVNLLYPSRKQLPRLTRLFIDYCVSYFDQLNQES
- a CDS encoding LPD25 domain-containing protein, yielding MSHSLSSQVHSTKAASAINVSPLHHSGSTTVKVAPRSVLVNWSESSRLNEGEEFPFDIFEAIALKAALDNPLGGYDKTDITVNFDNGHQHRCRVDLGCGGNECGFADHCFRVLEYALSIEKSEPSHWYFTHAQGRELLALLKTYQLNRHTVALSRSQVLARTRLAKAQQEAEEQAKAKQRKAAHQQRVEREKAFQASLSIPDWAQGAIVATYTVFDEDNSDPYADDYRFNTEKTIVLAWSKHTRRLFPELRKACLNHEDTAFLADKAQSSEHRENYSMGAGTYLTNKDFIRCGWSVRKVRFWREDSKAVYVPLGELAQAVQA